CTCAGGGCCtggcagcctcatccaccacaggcCCTGCCACTTCTTATGGTTCACTGAGGGTGGGAGGAAAAACGGCACACTCTCTACCTGGCCATCAGGCCCGCCCTGACTTGCCCCCTTCCCAGGATACCTCTCCAGATGCCCATTAAGATAAATGTTGTCCTTCTATTCTTAGAACCCCAGAGGAGTCCACCACAGCTCTGCTGCGTGTAGAGGTCTTGAAATCAGCCATGTCTGCCCCTGGGACCCCACAGAAGCCTATcagttcagtggagaaatcagCCATGCTTGCTGGATGCTCCATACCCAGAATCTGGACCCCACACACCATAGGGAGTCTCAGTGTCAAGATCAACATCACAGCCACCATCAGAATCAAAGGGTCTCAGAGGTGGGCAGGTCTAGAGAGAAAGACACATCTCCAGTGGGAAACGCCTCTCTGTCCCTCTACCCCAAGTTTTACCCGTGCCTCAAGACTCAGCTCAATTGTTAACTTTTCCATGATGCTTTCCCCACTTATCCTAAATGAATGCAGCCTCTCCCTCCTGAGAACCCCTAAAATACTTTACACCTCCCATGCCAATTGTCACTATGATATATATCTAGATATAAATGTAGATGTATATCTAGAGATAGTGATAGATATCTCCCTTCACACACTAGACCATTAGACGATgtgctccttgaaggcagagatgCACCTCCAATCCCCTGCGCAACACCcaacatggtgcctggcacacagcaggcatccTTCCCGTGCCCTACTACTCCCCCCAGCCCATGGTCCCAGGAGTCCAGACCTCGGACACAGACAGGACATACCCATGCAGGTGATGTAATCTGCAGCCAGCTCCATGCCCTCTGGGCACATGCATCTGGCCAACTGGAGCTCTGCCTGCCATTGGCAGATTTTCAAAAGGCAATGACCGCGATTGAGGTATAATCGAATCTCCACCTCTCCATGGCTCTCCATGACTATGAGTAAAAGAACTCATATTGCGGGGTGAGCATGGGGGGCATACCTACTTTTTCCAGCCTCATGGTTAATTTTAGCCCTGGACTTTGGAACAAGGAGCAGTGCCAGGCAtctagggtgggtgggagatctTGGGGGACTTCTGTCAAGCCCGTATGCTTCCTCTTCTGGGATCCTTGAGTTTGCAGGTAGTTGAAGAGAATTCATAGCAAGAGATATTTGACAAGCAGATCAGAATGCCCCATACTGGCATTACAACTGACAGCCCAGTTCCCAAGTATTCCTGTGCTGTGCAAGAACAGGTAGTTCACAGTGCTCTCTATTGGGGTGTATGAAGGATACCCCATCTTCCCCATCAGCCCAGAGGATGTCAGCCTCTGAGGCATCGCCCCCTGGAAATTGAAAGAGAGGTTTTGGCTACAAAGTGGGGGATTAAGGGGCACACAGCTGCCTCACAGCTGGGAAGCTGGCTTATGAACAGTGGGGAAGCTGGGGTCTCCCGGTGGGAACCCCAGTGTGGCCTTCTCTACACTCACGTTACAGTACAGGTGCTGCCAGCTTGCATGTGGGAGCTGAGGGGCCAGAGGAGTGGGAAAGGAGTAGTCAGCTGGAATCTGAAGGCCGGGTTCACGTCGGCTGGGATGGCTCCTTGTCTGTCTGAACCTCTCTAATCTCATGTCCTCACCTATCAAATGGAAGAGGCCCAACCCACATATTCCACTTCTGTGATAATGGAGATGATGCGTATGAAGTACTTATGAACAGTACAGCCCAGACAGACACAAAGGCTCTGTTTCTTTATAGCAGTGGTTTCCAAACTCTGGAGtgtattagaatcacctagaggggcttccctggtggcgcagtggttgagagtccgcctgctgatgcaggggacacgggttcgtgccccggtccgggaagatcccacatgccgtggagtagctgggcccgtgagccatggccactgagcctgcatgtccggagcgtgtgctccacaacgggagaggccacaacagtgagaggcccgcgtaccgcaaaaaaaaaaaaagaaagaaagaaaggaaaaaaaaaaagattagaatcACCTAGAGGACTGAATAAAACACAGGTAGTGGGACCCTCCCCTAAagtctctgattcagtaggttgaAGTgggctgagaatttgcatttctaacaacttcTTAGGTGGTGCTGATGCTACTGgctcagggaccacactttgagaactgctgactTAAACTATCCCTGCCTTTCTGCCTCCCTGCTCAGCCTGCTAACTCAGCCAGCTGTAAGTTCCTGGAACTGCTGCAGATCGAGGATGGGACTTGTGATGACAAAGGTCCTGGATGTAAAAGAAAATCGAGGGAGTCCTACCTGCACGTGTAACTTGCAACTTATCTGACCTCCTTTTCTAACAGCTGTTACTCTACCTACTCTGACCTGGAGCTAGCTCAACACCTTTCCTAACTCAACGATCTCCAGAGGGACTAGGTCTGTTCTAAGGCTCTAACCTCACTTCACCCTCGGGGCTGCCCAGGTGCCCTCCCCAAAAGTTCACTTACCCGGGTGGCCGCCGCCGTCTCCAGTGAAGCCGCCGGCTGAGGCCCAGCCAAGCGTAGCCCAGGcctccctgcagccctggccaCCCTCCGCTCCCTTCCGCGGTGAGCGGCCGGCCGGCGGAGAGGGGACCCGCGACGTCCAGCCGTCTCCTCCACCTGCAGAGAGACCGCGGGATGGCCGGCCGCGGGGAGGGGAGCACGGCCTCCTCCCCGCCGCAGCCCGCGCCCTCACCCGCAGCCCCGCCTCTCCCGCGCTTCCCGGCGCCGCCGAGCGGTTCTGCAGTTTTTCGGGGGTGGCCTGAGTCCGGCCTCGGTCCTCCCGCCTCAGGTACGCCCGACCGCCTCCTCCGGCCGCCACCAGCAGCGGCTCCAGCTCGCGTGCGCGCAGATACGCGGCAGCGGCGTTCAGGGGCGCGCCCTCTAGCAGTCGAGCGACGACCCGGGCGCTGGGTGAGGGCCCCACCCCGGGGACTGGAGTAAACGAAGGGGCTCCCAGCCAGGCCCAAGGCTCTGGGGACGCCAAGGAGCTCGTGTGCGTGCGCGCCCGCGGGAAGGTTTGCGACCTCAACGCTAAGCGCTGCAGGCGGGAGCAGCCCGCGCCGAGGCAAGCAAGTACCCGAAAGACGGCGGTTGCAACCCCCATCCGCTCCGACTCCTGCCCAGCTCCGCGACCCCGGAACCCCTCCGATCCCCTCCGTCGCCGCGTGCTCCTCAGCGGCCGGAGACTCTCCGAGGCAGAACGAGCTGGCTCTCCTGGCTCTCCGGCGGGCGTCCGGGACCGGAATCAGCGGGGGTCCGGGACCCTCCGCTCTCAGTGCTGAGGTCTTAACCCCAGGAGCGCCCTCTCCTTCCACCCAGTCCTCGCCCTGGGGCGCTTGAGCCGTCCCCCTCTCACTGGCTCCACTTACTCTCGGACAGGCGTCCTCTTCCTGCTGCCCTACGAGGATGTAAGGCAGCTCCCCGCGACCAAGGGGGAAAACGGCGGAGAGGAAGACTCCATGCGCCAGTGACAGGTGGTTCTTGGCACCTTTGCCGCCCGCGGCTCCATAGGCTGAGATCCTGCGGAAAGCAGGCGCTGAGTCCCCGGCCCTTGACCCTCGGCCTTCGGGCCGCCCGCCTAGGGCAGAGATTGCTGACAGAGGCAGCTTCAGAAGTTCTTATCTGAAGGACTTGGAGGACGTAGTCGATTTTGAAGGAATGGGGAGACTTAGGTATGCACACCATAAAATtagatgttactttttttttttttttgccgcttcgcgcggcttgcgggatcttagttcctcgacctgggattgaacccgggcccccagcaatggaagcacagagtcctaaccactggaccggcaggaAATTCCctagattttacacttatttcgcGAGGCTTAATGGAGACGGAGGGAAGCTCAAGCCACCCTTGGTGGCTGGTTAGGGACACTCCACTTGGCAGAAACAGGCTCCTGGGTACGGCTAATTTGGTGGCGACTATTGCCACCTTTACCAGGGTTCCGCTGGAAGAAGGGATAAAGCCGCCCTGGCCGCTTGTCACTGCGGAATACTCCAAGACACAATGTGGTGCGTACGTAGCCTTGGTTCCCCTGACCACAGAACCTCAGATTCGCAGGTCACCAACCTCGTCTATTCCTGCTCCGCACTTACAGAGGCTGGCCGGTGCCCGGTGCCCACCACAATTGCACGCCTTTCAGAGGCTCAGCGGCCCCACTGTCACCACCACACTGCTGCCGGTGTAGTCCCGGCCACACTGTGTGGGCCCGCGTCAGCTGTTGGCCCTGCTGGTGGAGAACAGCCAACGCCCCTCTGggcctgggagcagggagggaggaaagggtcAAGAGCACCTGCCCCAGCCTGAGGGTCTGCCGTGGTGagtggagaagggaggaaggagctaGGAGCTCACCTGGGGGAATTAGGGGAGAGGCTGGCTCAAAGCAGCTAGGCGGTGTGTGGTGATGTCCAGGTCCCAGGGGCTTGGAACCGGCAGGGGCAAGGGTGAGGAGGGGGGAAAAGGGGTCTGGGATCCCAAGCTGGAGCAGAGAATGGCACCTGAAAGGTGACAGGGCAACAGCAGGGTTGGGAGAGGGCACAGAGGTTAACGGGATGGGAGATGAAGAGAAGGCTGCCCTAGCCTCTCACAGCcacacccctacccccacccagTCACGGCACACCAGCACCTGGAAGCCGCcgaaggcagggctgggggaggggggtggaaagGGTCGTGGTGCCTGCTTTTGTCTCTGCAAGTTTTTCCCCTGGAGAGCCCTTCCCAGTGGATGCCTAGAGCACCAAGCTGAACTCGGTCCTTCAGGTCCCCCGTCTTTTCTCGACTTACCTTGGTGGTTCTGCCCCCAGGCGGTGCTGAGGCTCTAGGGcctgtccctccttccccagccgaTACCTGGATCCTCAGATTCAGGCACCCCTGCAATTCTCTGCCTGCACTCCCCACACACTGACCCAGGAGCTTTGGCTGCAAGAGTTCGAGGCCTCTGCAGGAGCCACTTGGGACCCCTTCTGTCTCGACTGTGGTCCCCAAGCCTAGGAAGCTGCCTCTAACACGATGGTTCCCTGACTGCCAAAAGGCACTTACCCACAGCTCTGAGCCACAGCAGCAGCCGGCTGAGCGGACTGGCCCACTGCAGCCAGACCTGGAGAGTCAGACCTTGCGACTTCAGCCCAGACAGCCGCTTATAGGAGTGTCCAGTCGCGCACTGGAGACCGCTGGGTCCTAAAGCCGGCCTGGCCACTCCCACCTCAGACCCCAGGATGCGAAGGATCTCAGGGTTCACCTCGTACAATTCCGTTGCCTGCGTCAACTCTGCGCACAACTTCTTACTGTGATTTTGGTGATCTGATGTTAGAGGACCAGAGTGCTAGTATTAGCATCCCTAGTCAATTGGTTTTGGTGAAGAAATCACAACAGCTCTGAGACAGTTTCTCTACCACCTGCAAAACCATAGGAAGGGAAGTTTCTCTGTAAACCACAAAGCACCCGACAACTGAGGGGGCCACACAGCCGTCAGGTGGTTTTgtgtcttcctcattcttttgctCAAAATACCAATTTTAGTGGCTGAGGCCTGCTTaatataaaacactgaaaaaaagaagttatagtAGTTAGCTACTTGGTAAAGTCTCTGAGTGTAGAGTGCCAGGTGTAGACacaacagtgatttttttaagtttggtaCCCATGCCTTATTTAACTCTCACTATGAGGTCACAGAATTTACTTTGCAAGGTCCCTGTAAATCAATAGTTCCCCAAGTGCGGTTGGTTCTGGACAGCAGCAGTACCTGGGGACTTgttaaatgcaaattcttgggtttcaccctagacctactgaatcagaaacactGGTGGTAGGGCCCGGTGATCTGTTTTAATTCACTGTCCAGGGGATTTTTTTTCACGTAAGTTTGAGAGCTAttgctgttttgcagataccGGAGTTGCTGAGTGAAGCGTATCGTATGATTCTGTGTTCGGCAGCTCCGTTTATGGCGGGTGGTTTCTCTACCTACTGACAGCACACTGCACTCACCCTGACCTATAAACACAATGATGGCAAGTAATTCCTCACAGCAAATGACACTGTAAGAAAGCTTGGTGTTGGAATTCAGGCAAAAGAACCTAGAAACTaccacaagaaagaaagaaaccaatgaATCAAGAGTTTACGCTTTGATCCACTCCTCCCCAGCCTTTGCCTATCACCAATAAAGTCCACAGTGGAAGAGGTGTTGTAGAACAGCACTATAGACAATGTTTTcactccacctcccctcccagcccctgccacaGTCCCACCatcaaattcatacattgaaatgGAATCCCCAAATTGagggtatttggaggtggggcctttgggaagtaagtCATGACGGTTCCACCTTCATGGGtgaaatgggattagtgcccatataaaaagaggccccagagaactCCCTTGCCTCTTCTGCCATGGGAGAGCtgcctatgaaccaggaagcaggccttcaccagataccaaatctgccagcaccttgatcttggacttcccagtctctagaactgtgagaaataagtgtgTGTTGTTCaaaagccacccagcctgtggtattctgtgatagcagcccaaacagattTAAGATAGACAGCTACTGCACCAGTCTGATTTCTGGCTTCTCCTTGTCTCATGATCGCAGTTGATGGAAATAGGGGACCATAAGGAGACAAGATGCTAACCTCATTTAGCACACCTACACTCCAAGTGGACTGATGAGAGTCCTTCTAGAAGTGCCCCCCATTCCCAAGAGCACCGCCCTGGCCTGGCTTCACTCCAGAACTGGGACCCACATTTTTGTTGTCCCAGATGTTGACTCAGTTTTCACCTCCCATTCATGATTCCTCCCCCATGTCTCTCACAGTGGCCCTGATTCCCCCAGAGATAACCCATTCCTCAATACCAATCCTGAACTAGTACATCTGAAATCAGTCCAAATCAAATTcccagaagataaaaaaattctttatttcaatGCTCAGCTCCAGTATTCATATACCCTGGCCtgaagtggggagaggaagaggtgtAGTTAGTAGGTCTTGTCCCCAAGAAGGGGTATATAGCTAAGTCACCCTCACTCCCAGCACAGACCCTCAGAAGCCCCAGATCCTGAGCTCCAGATATCAGGACATAAGGGTAGGCTCACCAATCTCCAAAAAAGCTCAAAGAGCTTGCTCCTAGAAAGGCAAGCCTTCTGCTCTATTGTTTCCTGCACACTCTTAGGACACAAAGCCCTTCTCTCTGTCCAGGCATCTGTTGGTGAACCCCAGGAGAATGTATCCATCTCTTCCTCTGCAGCAGCTATACTAGGTCTCTGAAACCCCATTTTGGAGCACCCCTGAGATCAGTTTCTGGAGGTACTGCTGACGCAGAGGGGGCAACTGGGGATACAGCTCAAAACCCTCTGGAAGGGCAGAATTAGGAAGCTTATAGTGGAGAAGGTGCTGCCGAAGACCctgcagagaaggaagaaacttTATGAAGTGGGTAGTGAGATCCTGTTGAGATCTCTGTTCCCCAAGACCCTCCATTCTCCCACCCTCCAAGATGTGCCCCGCCCTACCTCATCTGCCAGCAGCCAAGTTTTCTGCAACATGCTCCTGCGGGCAGCCTTTAC
The genomic region above belongs to Phocoena phocoena chromosome 2, mPhoPho1.1, whole genome shotgun sequence and contains:
- the LTK gene encoding LOW QUALITY PROTEIN: leukocyte tyrosine kinase receptor (The sequence of the model RefSeq protein was modified relative to this genomic sequence to represent the inferred CDS: inserted 7 bases in 5 codons; deleted 2 bases in 1 codon; substituted 7 bases at 7 genomic stop codons); its protein translation is MDHQNHSKKLCAELTQATELYEVNPEILRILGSEVGVARPALGPSGLQCATGHSYKRLSGLKSQGLTLQVWLQWASPLSRLLLWLRAVGAILCSSLGSQTPFPPSSPLPLPVPSPWDLDITTPPSCFEPASPLIPPGPEGRWLFSTSRANSXRGPTQCGRDYTGSSVVVTXGAAEPLKGVQLWWAPGTGQPLISAYGAAGGKGAKNHLSLAHGVFLSAVFPLGRGELPYILVGQQEEDACPRVSGATSSFCLGESPAAEEHAATEGIGGVPGSRSWAGGAPLNAAAAYLRARELEPLLVAAGGGGRAYLRREDRGRTQATPEKLQNRSAAPGSXGRGGAAGGGDGWTSRVPSPPAGRSPRKGAEGGQGCREAWATLGWASAGGFTGDGGGHPGGDASEADILWADGEDGVSFIHPNREHFLLLIVMESHGEVEIRLYLNRGHCLLKICQWQAELQLARCMCPEGMELAADYITCMDPLILMVAVMLILTLRLPMVCGVQILVNHKKWQGLWWMRLPGPELQLSKLTSTIRTTPNPYYFQVGLGPAQSXPLPPGLTEVSPSNLSSCRALGRGAFGEVYAGLVIGLPGDPSPLQVTIKTLPELCSQQDQLDFLMETLSSGTPGARGRRGRTLRCVGLSIQAAPGPFLLELMSGGDIGGHGXXDPSPSLPGPSEDPGQPSPLAMQDLLQLAWDIAQGCHFIHRDTAARNCLPSSTRPSQMAKTGDFGMASTIYRASYXCKGSQALLPVKXMPSEAFLEGIFTPKTDSWSFGVLLWEISLDYVPYSWHTDQEALGFVIXGGSMDPLRGSPRPVYHFMTQCWQHELELHPSFASILEXLQYRTQNPDVLNSPLPVELGPILEEEXGLGSLSLGELRCPQTQEPSLGRLKSWGVNLLGPWXLKPSKSRGLQPQNLWNPTYGSWVPKGPEGEDSGTEGSSSSLYSSPGF